GCGCCTCTGCTCCGAACTGCCCGGCTACCATTTCGAGGTCACCGGCGGCGCGCGTACCGTGATGGAGGCGCTGGGCGTGCTGAACCTGCAGGGCTTCGGCCTCGCCAACTCGCACCCCGCCCTCGGCGCCGCGGGCGCGGTGGTCCACTACGCCACCGAAAACCTCTGCGCCAAACCCGAGAACCTCCGCTCGCTCCAGGAATACCGCAGCACGCGCACCCTGCTCCTCGACCCGGCCACGCTGCGCAACCTCGAGATTTTCCAGGCCACGCGCGGCACGCGTGAAGCCTCGTTGCTCGGGGCCATCGAGCGCACGACGACCGCGGCCGGTTCCCGTCTGCTCGAACGCTGGCTCGCTGCGCCCGGCCTCGACCTGCTCGAAATCCAACGCCGTCAGGCCGCCGTCGGCGAGTTTGTCGCTCAACCCGGCGATCTCGCCGCGCTGCGCGAACTGCTCAACAAGGTCCGCGACATCCCGCGCATCCTCAGCCGGCTGCAGAACCGCCTGCGCAACCCGCGCGAGCTCGGCGGCGTGCGCGACACCCTCGCGCAGATCCCGCCCATTCTCGCCTGCCTCGACCTGCTCGACTCGCACCTCGTGGGGCACCACGGCGGCGTGGTCTCGCACATTCGCGCCCGCATCACCGACCTGCCGGCCCTGCGCGACCTGTTGGCTCGAGGGCTGGCCGACGAACTCCCGAACGACCTACAGGACGGCAACTACATCCGCGCCGGTTACGACGCCGAGCTGGACCGCCTGCGCGGGCTCACCACCGACAACAAGTCGTGGCTCGCCGAGCTGGAGCGCAAGGAGCAGGAGCGCTCGGGCATCAAGAGCCTCAAGGTTCGCTACACCTCCGTCTTCGGTTACTACATCGAGGTCACCAAGGCCAACCTCGCCAGTGTGCCCGCCGACTACGTGCGCAAGCAGACCACCGCGAGCGGCGAACGCTTCGTCACCGAGGAACTCAAGCTGAAGGAGAAGGAGATTTTCTCCGCCGAGGAAAAGTCCCTCGCGCGCGAACTGGAGCTGTTCACCGCCCTGGTCGCCGCCGTGCTCGACGAATCCGTGTCCCTCGCCGCCACGGCAGACGCGCTCGCCGAGCTCGACGTGCTGGCCGGCTGGGCCGTGCTCGCGCGCGAATGGGATTACTGCCGCCCCGAACTCGACGAAGGGGATGTGCTCAGCATCACCGACGGCCGTCACCCTGTCGTCGAGCAGATGATGAAGACCGAGCGCCTCGGTCTCGCCGGCAGCTACACTTTCGTCCCGAACGACACCGGTCTCTCCGCGACCGACTCGCAGATCCAGCTCATCACCGGTCCCAACATGGCCGGCAAGTCCACCTACATCCGCCAGGTCGCGCTCATCACGCTGATGGCGCAGGTCGGCTGCTGGGTGCCGGCCAAGGCCTGCCGCGTCGGCCTCGTGGACCGCATCTTCTCCCGCGTCGGTGCGAGCGACGACCTCGCGCGCGGCAACTCGACCTTCATGGTCGAGATGAACGAGACCGCCAACATCCTCAACAACACCACGGACCGCTCGCTGATCATCCTCGACGAGATCGGCCGCGGGACCTCGACCTACGACGGCCTCAGCATCGCCTGGGCGGTGGTCGAGCACCTGCACCGCGGGGCCGACCGCGGCCCGCGCACGCTCTTCGCCACGCATTACCAGGAGCTGACCCAGCTCGAGAAACACCTGCCCCGGCTCAAGAACTGGTCCGTCGCCGTGAAGGAGTGGAACGACGACATCGTCTTCGTGCGCCGCGTCGTCCCCGGCGCCGCCGACCGCAGCTACGGCATCCAGGTCGCCCGTCTTGCCGGCCTGCCGCTGCCCGTGATCGACCGCGCGAAGACCATCCTCGCCCAGCTCGAGTCCGACGACGTCACCGTCACCCTCCCCGCCGCCCCGCAATCAAAGCCGAAAAAGAAGATCAGCGTCGCCGCCGCGGATGACGCGCAGATGGATTTGTTGTGAGGGGAAACGGCTGGTACGGAGACCAGCCCTCCTTCATTGGGTTCGATGATCGACAATGGAGGGTCGGTCTCCGCACCGACCGCATC
This DNA window, taken from Oleiharenicola lentus, encodes the following:
- the mutS gene encoding DNA mismatch repair protein MutS, with product MSEKLTPMMQQYFEVKRGLPANTLLLFRLGDFYEMFFADAEVASRILGITLTKRGDTPMCGIPHHAADNYISKLLTAGKKVAVCDQAEPAKAGKLVKRQLTRILSPGTTLSASQLDAAKNHYLCALTLNDAGLHAAWLDLSTGEFRLASDPKPENLLPVLTALDPAELVLIEGQLEKWQAAPHEQHAVHALHHFCSPRLCSELPGYHFEVTGGARTVMEALGVLNLQGFGLANSHPALGAAGAVVHYATENLCAKPENLRSLQEYRSTRTLLLDPATLRNLEIFQATRGTREASLLGAIERTTTAAGSRLLERWLAAPGLDLLEIQRRQAAVGEFVAQPGDLAALRELLNKVRDIPRILSRLQNRLRNPRELGGVRDTLAQIPPILACLDLLDSHLVGHHGGVVSHIRARITDLPALRDLLARGLADELPNDLQDGNYIRAGYDAELDRLRGLTTDNKSWLAELERKEQERSGIKSLKVRYTSVFGYYIEVTKANLASVPADYVRKQTTASGERFVTEELKLKEKEIFSAEEKSLARELELFTALVAAVLDESVSLAATADALAELDVLAGWAVLAREWDYCRPELDEGDVLSITDGRHPVVEQMMKTERLGLAGSYTFVPNDTGLSATDSQIQLITGPNMAGKSTYIRQVALITLMAQVGCWVPAKACRVGLVDRIFSRVGASDDLARGNSTFMVEMNETANILNNTTDRSLIILDEIGRGTSTYDGLSIAWAVVEHLHRGADRGPRTLFATHYQELTQLEKHLPRLKNWSVAVKEWNDDIVFVRRVVPGAADRSYGIQVARLAGLPLPVIDRAKTILAQLESDDVTVTLPAAPQSKPKKKISVAAADDAQMDLL